ATAAAGAAGCACCTGCTCCAAAATCAACACCTTCAAGCTGAGCTGAAGTTTATAGCTGCCCAGACGGACAGGCCCGATACCTTCTAGAGATCCTACCTTCTGTTATGGTccgatgagacaaagattgagctgttAGGCCACAATAACGAAAATGATACTTTGTGTTAGCTAGGTAAGGCTATAACACCTCAGAACACTCTATCGATCAGcaagatggtggcagcatcatgctgtgggtggGTGTCGCTCCCagagaaataatgaaaaaacacaTCAACACTTTTGGAATTGATGAAGCAGGCGCACAACTCAAGAACCACCAAGGTTCTGTTCTGTCATACACTTAAAGACCATGTCGACCATTGCTTTCCACAGTGAAGCGTGTCTGACATCAAGATTAGAGCTTTATTGTGTTGAATTTTGCAGTAGTGAAGGacctgcttggatgcaatagtTGGTCAGATATTGTTAGGAACAAAGGGATGCCAGATCATTTCATGCAGATGAAAATGATCAACCCACAGAGGGCTTACTCTGAAGTCACAGAGAAACTGGTGCAGCAAGTTAGTCCAATTTGCTGAAATATCAATGCTTCAACTCAACTTGCTGCTAGAGGACGCCGGGCCCTCAGCCCACCGGGCCCTCAGCCCACCGGGCCCTCAGCCCACCGGGCCCTCAGCCCACCGGGCCCTCAGCCCGCTCTCCTGAAATCTGTTTATGAAGGTTTGGTCAGAGACATTCATGCCAGTGACATGTTTTAGGTCACTAGGCTCTGGCTCCACTCATTCtattcctccttgcacaaaggagcagatactgGTTCTGCTGATCTGCTAAGGACCTTTGACGGGCCTTTATAGCTCTCCTAGAGCAACTGGTtgtctcctggaatctcctccatTGTCTTTAATGTGtgctgggagacacagcaaacctgaaCAATTTTGACCCTGTCTGGATTAGAGTAAATCtgcatttaatttaaacttGTGGACCCAGTTCTAGTTTTTAAAATTCACTGAAGTTGTTTGCTGAATTCCACCCAATGGTTCAGCTGCCTCTTTAAACACCCAAAATAAATGCCATCCATGTATGTGCATGAAGCTGCAGGCTCCAGAGTACATTCATGTGACTTATTGTCTTACAGCAgcagcatcttcttccactccAGTCAGAGGAGGAAGCTCGAAGCTGCAGGAATCATCGGACTTCTCCTCTCAGCTCAGCAATGCAGACTCATTCAAACGCAAACCAAGAATGGCTCACCAACCTAAAGCTTCACCACCAGGTAAAACCGTCATGCTTTGATTTACCTGAATTATTCAACTCTGGGAATAAGTTATTTCTTTACGTTTTTTGTTTCCTATATGTCTTGTCTATGCTGTTTTCAGAGGATATGAAACCATTGGTGGAGGTGAAGATTGGCAGCTCCTTCCAGCCACTAGAGAGCACCAGCGAGCCCTCTGATCGCCTGCTCTCACCTGCTCCGTCCCGCAGCAGGTCTACACCAGCTGGACCACCTAAACCAGCACCTGAGCCTCCTGTTCCTAAAGACGTGGGTGTTGAGAAGTACTCAGGACTGCGCCTCAGGTCAGAACAGCAAAGCCTGTTGCCAAAATTCAACAGTGGTTCCTTTTGTTTTGGAGCACTTGAGTCTGAATTGGTGCTCCTTTCCACTTTAGGAATCCTCGAGTTTCCTCAAGCGAGATGGACCGAAAGATGGCCGACCGCCGGCTGATCCGACTGTCCCGGGTGCCGGATTGCCTGAAGCGGGAGAAGCTGGAAGACAGCGACTGGGTGACGTTTGCTGTGCTGGTCAACAAAGCTACGCAGCAAAGCAGCAGCAGTGTATGTGGTAACTCTGTCGTTTATTACTGTGGTCCACAACAGTTCTGAAATCCCAGCGGATTCATATGGACCCTTTAAAAGCTGTGACCCAACTGTTCCTCTCTGCAGGGCAAAACCTTCAGCATCTGGAAGCTGAACGAccttcagaacctggatgtGTTTGTGTCCCTGCTGCTGTTCGGTGACGTCCACAAAGAGCACTGGAAGATGGAGCCCGGCACGGTCATAGGACTTCTGAACCCCAACCCCATGAAGCAGAGAGACGGATATGAAGGGGTGAGTGGACGTTTTCGACCGGAATATGATACGTGGTCTGAACAATAAATTGATATGGAAATTATTAAAGTAATGACTCGTGAAGGACTGGATCTAAACCTGTCCAGTATAAGGTTGGTCTGAACTGTAGCCTCATTCGTCCCTTGCTGGTAACACCTTGATTGTACGGCAGGTCAGCTTGACAGTGGATCACCCTCAGAAGGTGCTGGTGATTGGAGAAGCTCTGGACTACGGGACCTGCAAGGCCGTGAAGAAGAGCGGAGAGCCCTGCTCTCAGATTGTTAACATGGTAGCTCTTTCTTTGTTGCAGATGAACATTCCAATCCAGCTTGTCTGTATTTGGTCAGATGTTAACTACCTGAACTCCTCTGCAGTATGAGTGCCAATTCTGCCAGTACCACGTCAAAGCCCAGTACAAGAAGATGAGCTCGAAGAGGGCCGAGCTGCAGTCGTCGTTCTCTGGAAAAGCCCCCAACCGGGTGAAGGTGAACGGAAAGGGGGGCAGCCTGAAGGAGCGGCTGTGTCAGGACGGCTTTTACTACGGTGGGGTGTCGTCTGCTGCCTGCGCCGCTTCCCTGTGAGTGATGctaaagctacaatatttacCTATTTCCTGCCAGTCTTTATAAGATGCTTCCTGGTTGGAAAGATTCCACTCAGCTCAGGCTTAGTGCTGGTCCGTCATCATTGTCACGTGATAATTACAGACCTCCATGTGTCCTttcgggattttatgtgatagatcaacacaaagtatagAAAGTTatgcttttcaaattttttacaaatgcaTATCTGaaaagcatttgtattcagcctcctctgataccttaaataaaatcacctAAAAGTTCAACCTGGTGGTGGCaggattatgctgtggggattctcTTCTTCAGACAGAGAAGCTGCTAAGAGTTAGGGTTAGATGCTTGCAGGCCAGATAGAGGGCTGTCCTGAAGGAAAACCGGCTGAAAAGGTTTCACCTTCCTGCATGAACCCAACAGTTACATtggactggtttagatcaaacaaTACTCTTTTGctggaatggcctagttaaagtccagagctaaatctAAAGAGAATCTGAGGCAAGGCTTGACAGTTAATGTTTAGACACCCTCCAGGCAGTCTAAATGTGGATCTCTAGATTtgcaaagacttgcagctggaaCTGCAGAGAAAGGAAGAAAGTTTGGACCTAGGTACACACAACatctttttaagttttattgtaaaaaacaaatgttgaaatgCATGTGGGATTTTCTATTTGTCAGTGAAATACATTGGCAGGTTCTGTAACGAGTCAAGTGTGTTGCAGGACTGCGTCCAAGCCGAACAAACCCGTTCAGAAAACGCTGGATAAGCTGTTTGTCAGAGGATCGGCTCAACTCATCAGTCAGGCCAAGAGGCTCGGTAAGCACGGCAGCTCTCTGCCCGGTTTACTACAGCGTTGAATAGAGGGGGTTCTTTAATAAATGCACTTATTTAGTACTCGAGCTGTTTCAGTCATTCTGATCCATGACGTCAGTAAACGTTTTCTGGTTGTTCCTCTGATGGTTAATAGGCATGAAGTCTGGGGAGGTTTCTGGATGTTCCAACGAATTTAGGAGCCTGATGTCGATGCCAACCCCAGGAGCTCTGCAGCTGAAGAAACATCTAGAACAGGACAGCCAGTTTGGTATGCATGACCTCAGTACTGGACCCTGGTGTGAGCCCAGGCCATGATATTCTTCATTAATGTGATGTTTGTCCTCAGCCTCCAAAGATGCATCTGGAGCTCCGCTTGAGTCCATCTCTGCATCCGACCTGTTAAAGCAGCAGAAACAGAGGCAGCGCGAGCTCCTCGAGAGCCGCAGACACAGAGCCGAGCAGAGGGTGCTGCAGAAACCGAGCAACACCGTTACAACGCCGGGCCGAGGTGGTCTGACTTCTCTGAAAGCTGCCTCAGATGTCTCCAAGGCGACGCATAGCCCATCGGCGCCTCACGCCCCGACCCTGGGCCGTGGCTTCTCCGAGGGAGACGACATCCTCTTCTTCAACAGCAGCGCGCCTCAGACTCCGCCCCCGAGCGCTCTCAGCCTGTCAGCCGCCAAGCTGGCCGCTCTAAAGAAACTGAGGTCAAAAGGAGCAGCGCTGGAGAAGGAAGACCCCAACGCTGTGAAGAGGAAGTGGAGCGACAGCAGCGAGATCAACACCCGAGTAGAGAAGAATCGGATCTCACCCAACGGTGCGTTCACACTTTATACGGAAGGTTTTCTCTTGTCATGTTCTTACCAGGCTTCTCATACCAGTTGAAATTATTTCacagctttaatgttttttattgtgtaCCATTGTTGACTGAGATGTGTGCAGATATTTGTTCATCCTCCCTGGTCTTCATCGGAATACGGATAGAAATAATGTCATCCATTTCCTTGCGCAGGCGAGTTGTCCGGTAATGAAGAAGAGGAACCAGCCCTGAAGAAGAGACGCGAGCAGCTCCAATATATGGAATCCGAGGAGTTCCAGAAGATCCTCAATGCCAAATCTCGTCATGGGGTTGTGCTGCAAGCGGTATGACCAGcacctttttaaatattctgcTTCGACACAGATTTGGATAACTGAGGCTGCTTCCGGCTTCCTGCAGGCAGAGTACCAGCTGCAGGAGCGCTACTTCAACGTGCTGGTGAAGAAGGAGCAGATGGAGGAGAAGATGAAAGGAATCAGAGAGATGAAGTGTCGGGCTGTCACCTGTAAAAAGGTACATATGGGTCGTGCTGTTAGGGGTACCCGTCTGACAGACTGGAATctgattataattattttttttcacattcctcCTCCTTCCAGTGCAGCTACACCTACTTCAAGCCGGCAGATCGTTGCGTGAGTGAGAACCACGACCTGCGGTGGCACGATGCCATGAAGCGTTTCTTCAAATGTCCCTGTGGACAAAGGGCCATCG
This portion of the Girardinichthys multiradiatus isolate DD_20200921_A chromosome 17, DD_fGirMul_XY1, whole genome shotgun sequence genome encodes:
- the mcm10 gene encoding protein MCM10 homolog isoform X2 — encoded protein: MDSEDDLDILTALLAENEDADEVQDGEEQADDLDGLFDDDDRDEEEYNEGSEGAATEAVVSDLFGDVGDIEKEEKDAKGKGSEREVRNDLNGSTEDLHEELRRMQEQMQKLQRQLEASQKNLAPPSTKTSSAGSSTCPKPGISKPTPTQPPASKLSQARPKQQAAASSSTPVRGGSSKLQESSDFSSQLSNADSFKRKPRMAHQPKASPPEDMKPLVEVKIGSSFQPLESTSEPSDRLLSPAPSRSRSTPAGPPKPAPEPPVPKDVGVEKYSGLRLRNPRVSSSEMDRKMADRRLIRLSRVPDCLKREKLEDSDWVTFAVLVNKATQQSSSSGKTFSIWKLNDLQNLDVFVSLLLFGDVHKEHWKMEPGTVIGLLNPNPMKQRDGYEGVSLTVDHPQKVLVIGEALDYGTCKAVKKSGEPCSQIVNMYECQFCQYHVKAQYKKMSSKRAELQSSFSGKAPNRVKVNGKGGSLKERLCQDGFYYGGVSSAACAASLTASKPNKPVQKTLDKLFVRGSAQLISQAKRLGMKSGEVSGCSNEFRSLMSMPTPGALQLKKHLEQDSQFASKDASGAPLESISASDLLKQQKQRQRELLESRRHRAEQRVLQKPSNTVTTPGRGGLTSLKAASDVSKATHSPSAPHAPTLGRGFSEGDDILFFNSSAPQTPPPSALSLSAAKLAALKKLRSKGAALEKEDPNAVKRKWSDSSEINTRVEKNRISPNGELSGNEEEEPALKKRREQLQYMESEEFQKILNAKSRHGVVLQAAEYQLQERYFNVLVKKEQMEEKMKGIREMKCRAVTCKKCSYTYFKPADRCVSENHDLRWHDAMKRFFKCPCGQRAIALDRLPHKHCSNCGLFKWERDGMLKEKTGPKIGGELLQPRGEEHAKFLNSLK
- the mcm10 gene encoding protein MCM10 homolog isoform X1, producing the protein MDSEDDLDILTALLAENEDADEVQDGEEQADDLDGLFDDDDRDEEEYNEGSEGAATEAVVSDLFGDVGDIEKEEKDAKGKGSEREVRNDLNGSTEDLHEELRRMQEQMQKLQRQLEASQKNLAPPSTKTSSAGSSTCPKPGISKPTPTQPPASKLSQARPKQQAAAASSSTPVRGGSSKLQESSDFSSQLSNADSFKRKPRMAHQPKASPPEDMKPLVEVKIGSSFQPLESTSEPSDRLLSPAPSRSRSTPAGPPKPAPEPPVPKDVGVEKYSGLRLRNPRVSSSEMDRKMADRRLIRLSRVPDCLKREKLEDSDWVTFAVLVNKATQQSSSSGKTFSIWKLNDLQNLDVFVSLLLFGDVHKEHWKMEPGTVIGLLNPNPMKQRDGYEGVSLTVDHPQKVLVIGEALDYGTCKAVKKSGEPCSQIVNMYECQFCQYHVKAQYKKMSSKRAELQSSFSGKAPNRVKVNGKGGSLKERLCQDGFYYGGVSSAACAASLTASKPNKPVQKTLDKLFVRGSAQLISQAKRLGMKSGEVSGCSNEFRSLMSMPTPGALQLKKHLEQDSQFASKDASGAPLESISASDLLKQQKQRQRELLESRRHRAEQRVLQKPSNTVTTPGRGGLTSLKAASDVSKATHSPSAPHAPTLGRGFSEGDDILFFNSSAPQTPPPSALSLSAAKLAALKKLRSKGAALEKEDPNAVKRKWSDSSEINTRVEKNRISPNGELSGNEEEEPALKKRREQLQYMESEEFQKILNAKSRHGVVLQAAEYQLQERYFNVLVKKEQMEEKMKGIREMKCRAVTCKKCSYTYFKPADRCVSENHDLRWHDAMKRFFKCPCGQRAIALDRLPHKHCSNCGLFKWERDGMLKEKTGPKIGGELLQPRGEEHAKFLNSLK